In the genome of Pedosphaera parvula Ellin514, one region contains:
- a CDS encoding autotransporter-associated beta strand repeat-containing protein translates to MNPFKITLAVAMVALAGSNPSSCLAQNSTWNVDADGIWSTATNWVGGIIANGVGNSADFSAVPITAERSVVLDSNRTLGSLDIGETNLSYFYENFVSTNGSVLTLNNGANTPVLASSGYRQFYIPIAGSSGVDFTNPVSTTLGSVLGIFGSNTYSGVTTIESNVVIYPQSTNAFGGTADGTVVKVGGSIYLVGTSYPTAEPLTLSGNGFGGDGQGALHGGGGDPRTYSGNIISSQSNQGTIGVDTGGTLILTGTLTGGNSAFTEKSGGGTLVLAGNVPALSPFVSSGVLQIGNGGTTGNLVDNAYYGNYGTIAFNRSDTYTWSPTTYVGGNGTIWAMGPGALIINSYEPFHGDNLSDPPQQALLVGPGAVAQTATFIPINSLTLNGGTLSATGGNNYARQNWALWNTVNVMSNALSSVISCTGTDGDGSENGIQILDAPNGTTFNVASGATNGIDLYVPAVLIHSYWDYGNFGTLVKTGPGTMELTAANLYQGGTTISGGMLLVNNTSGSGTGTGGVTVQGGATLGGNGTISGTVTIQPGGTLAPGMPIGVLTIGGNLTLQGTTILEIDKSTPATNDLLVVAGAMSLGGNLVVTNAGPNLTVGDRFVLLSQVGIGSFDNVTLAPLHGGLGWVNNLASDGSVSVYQAVNPTPTTMTAQFVSGNLNLSWPADHIGWQLEVQTNPLNVGLSSNWTVVAGSTSVNSVSLPVSSGNPTVFYRLALP, encoded by the coding sequence ATGAATCCCTTTAAGATCACGCTTGCCGTTGCCATGGTTGCGCTGGCAGGGAGCAACCCTTCCTCCTGTTTGGCACAAAATAGTACTTGGAACGTGGATGCCGATGGCATCTGGAGCACCGCCACCAACTGGGTCGGCGGCATTATCGCCAATGGCGTGGGCAATTCAGCCGACTTTAGCGCGGTTCCTATCACCGCTGAACGCAGCGTCGTCCTGGATTCCAACCGCACGCTAGGCTCACTAGACATCGGCGAAACGAACTTATCTTACTTTTATGAAAATTTCGTCAGCACCAACGGCAGTGTGTTGACCCTGAATAATGGCGCCAATACCCCTGTCTTGGCATCTTCCGGTTATCGCCAATTTTACATTCCCATCGCTGGAAGCAGTGGCGTGGATTTCACCAATCCAGTCAGCACCACCCTGGGTTCCGTTCTTGGCATCTTCGGCAGCAACACTTATTCCGGCGTCACTACCATTGAATCCAACGTCGTCATATATCCCCAATCCACCAATGCCTTCGGCGGCACTGCGGATGGCACCGTCGTCAAAGTGGGTGGTTCGATATATTTGGTCGGCACTAGTTATCCAACGGCCGAACCCCTGACGTTGAGCGGAAATGGTTTTGGAGGCGATGGCCAGGGAGCGTTGCATGGTGGCGGTGGTGATCCGCGAACTTATTCCGGCAACATCATCAGCAGCCAATCAAATCAAGGCACAATCGGTGTGGATACTGGTGGCACTTTGATTCTTACCGGGACACTTACTGGCGGTAACAGCGCATTTACGGAGAAATCCGGTGGTGGCACACTCGTTCTTGCTGGCAATGTCCCTGCCCTTAGTCCCTTCGTCAGTTCTGGCGTGTTGCAGATCGGCAACGGAGGAACCACTGGCAATCTGGTGGACAACGCCTACTATGGTAATTATGGCACCATCGCCTTCAACCGGAGTGATACTTACACTTGGTCTCCAACCACCTATGTCGGCGGCAACGGCACCATCTGGGCGATGGGCCCTGGCGCCTTGATAATCAATTCCTACGAGCCTTTTCACGGCGATAATTTGAGCGACCCGCCGCAGCAGGCTCTGCTTGTCGGTCCAGGTGCCGTCGCACAGACCGCCACGTTCATCCCCATCAATTCGCTTACGCTCAATGGCGGGACGCTCTCCGCTACAGGCGGGAACAATTATGCACGCCAAAACTGGGCGCTCTGGAACACAGTTAACGTAATGAGCAACGCGTTGTCCTCCGTTATCTCCTGTACAGGAACGGATGGTGATGGCAGTGAAAATGGCATTCAGATTCTCGATGCCCCAAACGGCACCACCTTCAACGTCGCTTCAGGTGCCACCAATGGCATTGACCTGTATGTGCCCGCCGTTCTGATCCACTCCTATTGGGACTATGGTAATTTCGGCACGCTGGTGAAAACTGGCCCTGGTACAATGGAACTTACTGCGGCAAATCTTTACCAAGGCGGCACCACTATCAGCGGTGGCATGTTGCTCGTGAACAATACCTCCGGTTCCGGCACCGGAACCGGCGGCGTAACGGTGCAGGGCGGCGCTACTCTGGGCGGCAATGGCACCATCAGCGGCACTGTTACGATCCAACCCGGCGGCACACTCGCACCGGGCATGCCCATTGGCGTGCTGACCATCGGCGGCAACCTCACGCTTCAAGGCACCACAATTCTTGAAATCGACAAAAGCACCCCTGCCACCAATGATTTGTTGGTTGTGGCTGGTGCCATGTCCTTGGGTGGCAATCTGGTGGTCACCAATGCCGGTCCTAATCTGACCGTTGGAGACAGATTCGTCCTGCTAAGCCAGGTGGGCATCGGAAGTTTTGACAATGTCACGCTGGCTCCATTGCATGGCGGTCTGGGCTGGGTAAACAATCTGGCATCCGACGGAAGCGTCTCGGTCTATCAGGCTGTGAACCCAACTCCCACCACCATGACCGCGCAGTTTGTCAGCGGGAATCTGAACCTGAGCTGGCCCGCAGACCATATTGGTTGGCAACTCGAAGTTCAAACCAACCCTCTGAACGTCGGTCTCAGCAGTAATTGGACGGTGGTCGCCGGTTCGACGTCTGTTAATTCGGTGTCGCTGCCGGTCTCATCGGGCAATCCGACGGTGTTCTACCGCCTCGCTTTACCGTAA
- a CDS encoding autotransporter-associated beta strand repeat-containing protein — MRIFFASFFAVGCLLADPFTTSAGPLLPPVQVGNILKMTNANVRLEYDLSTGRANFYWHNSLKISGFYGGVGLDTYITGTDYSNRVWTVTNNEVDIVLTGNNLPMMKQLFILDQDDSFLTRLDMMGNGLQSRWMGPVVMDIAGGVDIGAYADDRALIVPFDNDSFSFVYNAMPINNTSSSYEVSAFYDNTSRNGLVVGSVTHDTWKTGVYFQGSNNKLNVLNVYGGVTSSDTRDTMAHGLVTGNTISSPTVFVGFGSDWRTTMEDYANANASMAPRLAWNGGVPFGWNTWYPYAGLTNVNVYSNSMVVSDFIKTNLQSNNFNDAGVVYINLDANGGFTDVQLQNFVNHCHGNGQKAGVYYTPFVYWDTESNSFNNFIVDSGYKWSEALLRDDAGHVQSLDSGLVLDPTHPGVKQAISYYFSRFKGFGFEYVKLDFLTHGALEGVHYDPNITTGLQAYNQGMRYITQQNNGRMFLSESIAPIFPYQYAHARRITCDTATDSAFELQALTYGWWLNGRLYQFNDPDNMKFAGMTANQNQSRLLSCVISGTVFINGDDLTSGTGQSLARTCLTNAAINEVARAGISFRAVEGNTGTSAADTFLRRDGSTWYVAVFNYGSSTANKNLNLARLGISGTYTAVDLWSGAVSSVSGTTWTVSLGANQAKLFRLGSGPTISSGPISQTVMPGSSITLTTIASGTPPFTYVWRKDGNILNGQTANTVSFPSASLTNAGTYTVQVTGGNGIVTNSAIVVVMPGPLRWAAGNNNWDTNTSGVWKDSAANNIVYGDGNAVQFDDSATGSSIVTIALIQTVSPASVTVSNVAKDYSITGAGDISGATCKLIKSGTGKLSLGVANDFAGGTVINAGILQVGAGGTTGNLGSGPVLNNATLSFNHSDSFVLNNWFRDTNGSPAGTGTVLQLGPGNLVFGADNMLGAAGSHPTQSLIVSPGSIAEAASFVPIGPVTLTGSTLFSSAGNSGAYPSWVLTGGLTVLSNPVTSLITNADIGSDWAGPLAAVQLIDATTFNVGKGATNGIDLLVPATLTHSYYDYGNFGKLIKTGSGKMVLTGSNYYQNGTVISNGVLQIGNGGTTGNLPPGYANVVNYATLAFNRSDTYTWSPTTYVGGSGTIQQMGTGKLVLNSYIPFNVPPSQSLYVGPQSTAETVQLTPIGMITLNGGTLSSSSGNSGGSPSWVLMGGVTVLANPITAVITNYGTASDSTGPFSAVQLVDSTTFNVAHGATNGIDLLVPATLTHSYYDFGHFGTLIKTGPGTMVLSGSNLYQGGTTISAGVLLVNNTTGSGTGSGGVIIQSGAMLGGTGYISGAVTAQPGSIFSPGAAIGKLTVGSLSLQGTTVMEINRSLSPSNDLVVVSGSLNFGGTLIITNLGPTLLAGDNFKLFSKAGNGVFNSISLPVLHGGLGWVNNLSVNGNLSVAQAVNPTPINLSAQFSGNNLVLNWPLDHTGWQLETQTNSLDVGLSANWYIIPGSTFSNQWVMPIQSNNAAAFYRLVLP; from the coding sequence ATGCGCATATTCTTTGCCTCTTTTTTCGCTGTCGGCTGCCTGCTCGCCGACCCCTTCACGACTTCCGCAGGGCCACTGCTGCCCCCGGTTCAGGTGGGCAACATTCTGAAAATGACGAACGCCAACGTCCGTCTCGAATATGACCTGAGCACTGGCCGGGCAAATTTTTACTGGCATAACAGCCTCAAAATCTCGGGCTTCTACGGCGGTGTTGGCCTCGACACCTACATCACCGGCACGGATTACAGCAACCGTGTCTGGACGGTGACGAATAACGAGGTGGATATCGTCCTGACCGGTAACAATCTTCCAATGATGAAACAGCTTTTCATCCTGGACCAGGATGACAGCTTCTTGACCCGCCTGGACATGATGGGAAACGGTTTGCAATCGCGCTGGATGGGGCCGGTCGTTATGGACATCGCGGGAGGTGTGGATATTGGAGCCTACGCGGACGATCGTGCATTAATCGTCCCATTCGATAACGACTCCTTTTCCTTTGTTTACAATGCGATGCCCATCAACAATACCAGCAGCAGTTACGAAGTTTCCGCTTTTTACGACAACACCAGCCGTAATGGCCTCGTGGTAGGCTCCGTCACTCACGACACCTGGAAAACTGGCGTGTATTTCCAGGGCTCGAACAACAAGCTCAACGTTCTGAATGTGTACGGCGGTGTGACGTCTTCGGACACGCGCGATACCATGGCGCACGGCCTCGTCACTGGAAATACGATCTCTTCACCAACGGTATTCGTCGGCTTCGGCAGCGACTGGCGGACAACGATGGAGGATTACGCGAACGCCAACGCATCGATGGCGCCCAGGCTGGCGTGGAATGGCGGGGTCCCGTTCGGTTGGAATACCTGGTACCCCTATGCCGGACTGACCAACGTGAACGTCTATTCAAATTCCATGGTCGTGTCGGATTTCATCAAAACCAATCTGCAAAGCAATAACTTCAATGACGCCGGCGTGGTCTACATCAATCTTGATGCGAACGGCGGTTTCACCGACGTACAACTACAGAACTTCGTGAACCACTGCCACGGCAACGGCCAGAAAGCCGGAGTTTATTACACGCCTTTTGTTTATTGGGATACCGAGTCGAACAGCTTCAACAATTTCATCGTGGATAGCGGATATAAATGGAGCGAAGCATTGTTGCGGGATGATGCCGGCCATGTTCAATCATTGGATTCAGGCCTTGTTTTGGACCCCACGCATCCCGGCGTCAAGCAAGCCATCAGCTACTACTTCAGCCGTTTCAAAGGATTTGGATTTGAATACGTCAAACTGGATTTTCTGACACATGGTGCCTTGGAAGGCGTTCACTACGATCCGAATATCACTACCGGACTCCAGGCTTACAACCAGGGCATGCGGTACATCACGCAGCAGAACAACGGTAGGATGTTCCTCAGCGAATCCATCGCGCCGATCTTCCCTTATCAATACGCCCACGCCAGGAGAATCACTTGTGACACCGCCACCGACAGCGCCTTCGAACTGCAGGCTCTCACGTATGGTTGGTGGCTCAACGGCCGGCTGTATCAATTTAACGATCCGGACAATATGAAATTTGCCGGAATGACCGCAAACCAGAACCAGAGCCGCCTGCTGAGTTGCGTGATATCCGGCACGGTGTTCATCAACGGCGATGATTTGACCTCCGGCACGGGACAATCCCTGGCTCGAACCTGCCTGACCAACGCGGCAATAAACGAGGTCGCCCGCGCGGGCATTAGTTTTCGCGCCGTGGAGGGCAACACGGGAACCAGCGCTGCAGACACCTTTTTGCGACGGGACGGCTCGACCTGGTACGTGGCAGTCTTTAATTACGGCTCATCCACCGCGAACAAAAATCTTAATCTGGCAAGGCTGGGAATTTCCGGGACTTACACCGCCGTCGACCTTTGGAGCGGCGCTGTCTCTTCCGTAAGCGGAACCACCTGGACGGTCAGTTTGGGGGCTAATCAGGCAAAGCTATTCAGATTGGGTTCCGGTCCCACCATAAGCAGCGGACCGATCAGTCAAACGGTCATGCCGGGTTCCTCTATCACGTTGACCACGATTGCGTCGGGCACGCCTCCGTTCACCTATGTGTGGCGAAAGGACGGCAACATTCTTAACGGACAGACTGCCAATACCGTGAGCTTCCCATCCGCCAGCCTGACCAATGCCGGAACTTACACTGTGCAAGTGACCGGCGGCAATGGCATCGTGACCAATAGTGCCATCGTTGTTGTAATGCCTGGCCCATTGCGCTGGGCTGCCGGTAACAACAATTGGGATACCAACACGTCCGGCGTCTGGAAGGACAGCGCCGCAAATAACATTGTTTATGGCGACGGAAATGCAGTGCAGTTCGATGATTCAGCCACCGGTTCCTCCATAGTTACTATCGCATTGATCCAGACAGTCAGTCCCGCAAGCGTCACGGTCAGCAATGTTGCCAAGGATTATTCAATCACTGGGGCAGGGGATATCTCGGGAGCGACATGTAAATTGATAAAGAGCGGCACTGGCAAGTTGTCCCTCGGAGTAGCGAATGACTTCGCCGGTGGGACGGTCATCAACGCAGGCATTTTGCAAGTGGGCGCCGGCGGAACGACAGGCAATCTCGGCAGTGGTCCTGTGCTGAACAATGCCACTTTGTCGTTCAACCACAGCGATTCCTTTGTCCTCAACAATTGGTTCAGAGACACCAACGGTTCTCCTGCAGGCACCGGAACAGTTCTTCAACTGGGCCCGGGCAACCTGGTTTTTGGAGCTGACAATATGCTCGGCGCTGCTGGCAGCCATCCCACCCAATCTTTGATCGTATCCCCTGGATCGATTGCCGAAGCCGCCAGTTTTGTCCCCATCGGCCCCGTTACGCTGACTGGCAGCACTCTCTTTTCTTCTGCCGGTAACAGCGGTGCTTATCCGAGTTGGGTTTTAACCGGTGGCCTCACTGTGTTGAGCAATCCAGTCACCTCCTTGATTACCAACGCCGACATCGGCTCCGACTGGGCCGGTCCACTCGCTGCCGTTCAATTAATCGATGCGACAACCTTCAACGTTGGCAAAGGCGCCACCAATGGAATCGATCTCCTCGTCCCGGCCACTCTCACCCATTCGTATTATGATTACGGGAATTTCGGAAAATTAATCAAAACGGGCTCGGGCAAAATGGTGCTCACCGGGAGCAACTATTACCAAAACGGCACCGTCATCAGTAACGGCGTTTTGCAGATTGGAAATGGCGGCACGACCGGAAACCTTCCACCCGGTTATGCAAACGTTGTGAACTACGCGACACTGGCCTTCAACCGTAGCGATACGTACACGTGGTCACCGACGACTTACGTGGGCGGTTCGGGAACGATTCAACAAATGGGAACGGGAAAGTTGGTGCTAAATAGTTACATCCCATTCAACGTGCCGCCTTCTCAATCGCTCTACGTCGGCCCGCAATCAACGGCTGAAACCGTCCAACTCACCCCCATCGGCATGATTACGCTCAATGGTGGGACATTGTCCTCGTCATCGGGCAATAGCGGTGGTTCTCCCAGTTGGGTGTTGATGGGCGGAGTGACAGTTCTCGCCAATCCGATTACCGCGGTAATCACCAACTATGGCACAGCTTCGGACAGCACCGGTCCATTTTCGGCTGTCCAACTTGTGGACTCGACCACGTTTAATGTTGCCCATGGGGCCACCAACGGCATCGATCTTTTGGTTCCCGCCACGCTCACTCATTCGTATTACGATTTCGGACATTTTGGGACTCTGATCAAGACTGGCCCGGGCACAATGGTTCTTTCCGGTTCAAACCTTTACCAGGGTGGCACAACTATTAGTGCGGGTGTTCTATTGGTCAACAACACCACTGGCTCCGGCACCGGTTCCGGCGGCGTCATAATTCAAAGTGGTGCCATGCTCGGTGGCACAGGCTACATCAGCGGTGCCGTCACCGCGCAGCCGGGCTCAATATTCTCGCCTGGCGCAGCCATCGGCAAACTAACTGTCGGCAGCCTTTCCCTTCAGGGGACTACCGTGATGGAAATCAATCGTTCACTTTCTCCTTCAAACGATCTCGTCGTCGTTTCCGGTTCCCTGAATTTTGGGGGAACGCTCATTATTACCAACCTGGGGCCGACACTGCTCGCCGGTGACAATTTTAAACTCTTCAGCAAAGCGGGAAACGGCGTTTTCAACAGCATCTCACTTCCAGTGCTGCACGGAGGATTGGGCTGGGTCAACAACCTTTCGGTCAACGGAAACCTTTCGGTCGCCCAGGCGGTTAATCCCACGCCCATCAATCTCAGCGCCCAGTTCTCCGGAAATAATCTCGTTCTGAATTGGCCGCTCGACCACACCGGCTGGCAATTGGAGACCCAGACAAATTCGCTTGATGTGGGTTTGTCCGCCAATTGGTACATAATTCCGGGTTCAACATTTTCCAACCAGTGGGTGATGCCAATCCAATCAAACAATGCCGCCGCTTTCTATCGACTGGTCTTGCCATGA
- a CDS encoding sugar porter family MFS transporter has product MIIASETKSSTLKVDYNMGYVWLISVVAAMGGLLFGWDWVVIGGAKPFFQRYFELTTESQIGWANSCALIGCLVGALAAGALSDNFGRKKLLILAAFLFAVTSLGNALANNFSIFIAWRILGGTAIGLASSLSPMYIAEIAPAQVRGKLVAINQLTVVIGILLAQYINWYLVRNLPAGASDDFIRNSWFGQQGWRWMFGLTAAPALLFFLGMFMVPESPRWLTKYGKTDNARRILTKIGGNYYADAALSDIKSTIATEQVQSAGIKELFAPAMRKVLVLGIVLAVFQQWCGINVIFNYAEEIFRAAGYDISTVLKNIAWTGSVNLACTFVALGVVDRGGRRPLMLFGSAALALIYLALGFCYSGGVKGLPMLLLVLAAIGCYAMSLAPITWVVISEIFPNRIRGAAMSVAVSALWIACFLLTYTFPILNKRLGSAGTFWLYAAICLAGFVFIKFKLPETRGKTLEQIESDLVN; this is encoded by the coding sequence ATGATAATCGCATCTGAAACAAAAAGTTCCACTCTCAAGGTTGACTATAACATGGGCTATGTATGGCTCATTTCGGTAGTGGCGGCCATGGGCGGTTTATTATTCGGCTGGGACTGGGTGGTGATCGGCGGCGCCAAGCCGTTTTTTCAACGATACTTTGAATTGACCACCGAGTCCCAAATCGGTTGGGCCAACAGTTGTGCTCTCATCGGTTGTCTGGTCGGGGCACTGGCGGCGGGCGCGCTGAGTGACAATTTCGGCCGCAAAAAACTCCTCATCCTCGCCGCATTCCTCTTCGCCGTGACTTCACTGGGAAACGCCCTCGCCAACAACTTCTCCATCTTCATCGCCTGGCGTATATTAGGTGGCACCGCGATCGGCCTGGCTTCCAGTCTCTCGCCGATGTACATCGCCGAAATCGCCCCCGCGCAGGTCCGCGGCAAACTGGTCGCAATCAATCAATTGACCGTGGTCATTGGCATTCTTCTGGCCCAATACATCAACTGGTATCTCGTTCGCAACCTGCCAGCCGGCGCTTCGGACGATTTCATCCGTAATTCCTGGTTCGGACAGCAGGGCTGGAGATGGATGTTCGGGCTTACCGCCGCCCCCGCGCTGCTCTTCTTCCTGGGCATGTTCATGGTCCCTGAAAGTCCGCGCTGGTTGACCAAGTATGGCAAAACTGACAACGCCCGCCGTATATTGACGAAAATCGGCGGCAATTACTACGCCGATGCCGCGCTCTCCGATATCAAATCCACGATTGCCACAGAGCAGGTGCAAAGCGCTGGTATCAAGGAATTATTCGCCCCGGCAATGAGAAAAGTTCTCGTGCTTGGCATCGTCCTGGCGGTCTTCCAGCAATGGTGCGGCATCAATGTCATTTTCAATTATGCCGAAGAAATCTTTCGCGCCGCCGGTTATGACATTTCGACCGTTTTGAAAAACATCGCCTGGACGGGATCCGTCAATCTCGCCTGTACTTTTGTCGCACTCGGAGTCGTGGATCGCGGCGGGCGGCGCCCCCTGATGTTATTCGGCTCCGCCGCCCTGGCTTTGATCTATCTCGCATTGGGCTTTTGCTACAGCGGCGGGGTCAAAGGGCTGCCAATGTTGCTGTTGGTTCTGGCGGCGATCGGCTGCTATGCCATGTCTCTCGCGCCGATAACCTGGGTGGTCATCTCCGAGATTTTTCCGAACCGCATAAGAGGCGCGGCCATGTCCGTCGCGGTCTCGGCCCTGTGGATCGCCTGTTTTCTGCTCACCTACACGTTTCCCATCCTGAATAAGAGACTCGGCTCGGCCGGAACATTCTGGCTTTATGCCGCCATTTGCCTCGCCGGATTTGTTTTCATCAAATTCAAACTCCCCGAAACACGCGGCAAAACACTGGAGCAAATCGAAAGCGATTTGGTCAATTAA